The following are encoded together in the Choloepus didactylus isolate mChoDid1 chromosome 7, mChoDid1.pri, whole genome shotgun sequence genome:
- the LOC119540016 gene encoding nephrocan isoform X2, which translates to MSERTSPCVTDMETHILFASLVILFRCTKLGLSNFTQMLVLEDFILLASGTESVENDTFKPLSTLKTLEIWKNKLRQVPSGLPANLEVLKLNDNSIYVLHGSDFEGLKKLKILELKNNLLSSISPSMLNPLGSLQSLVLDGNNIESVAGPLVLPHLKHMSMENNQLHLIPGSFFTSFQSLQFLSFSGNLLNKIPINLPKSLLSLKMERNQLKVIRFRDMKHLENLSHLYLSENSLSSMDGAQLLVNLTTLEVSQNQLQMLPLRLPSRLQKLDCSNNLIRRVTVQDFQDLRDLKHLFLDNNFVSLFEAGALQKCSQLSNLALEQNLLLSIPLRLPGTLARLDLKGNAIQGIAERELKDLKQLQVLNLRNNKISALDLKALEGLPRLRHLYLDGNPWNCTCSLLQAREVLKAKGTDVRGGQCAAPAERQGESWMSSKKIMKQCEPHLHLTEQNKETKKKPKPEDHASIRFNMDDDDYDYEID; encoded by the exons ctatCTAACTTCACCCAAATGTTGGTTCTGGAAGACTTTATTCTGTTGGCCAGTGGAACAGAGTCAGTAGAAAATGATACCTTCAAACCTCTGAGTACCTTGAAGACCTTGGAAATCTGGAAAAATAAGTTAAGACAAGTCCCCAGTGGACTCCCAGCTAACCTTGAAGTGTTAAAACTAAATGACAATTCAATATATGTCTTACATGGATCAGATTTTGAAGggctgaagaaattaaaaattcttgaaCTTAAAAACAACCTGCTCTCTTCCATCTCTCCCAGCATGCTCAACCCCCTTGGCAGTTTGCAAAGTTTAGTGTTGGATGGTAACAATATAGAGTCTGTGGCTGGACCACTGGTGCTTCCCCATCTGAAACACATGAGCATGGAGAATAATCAACTACATCTCATACCAGGTAGCTTCTTTACTTCTTTTCAGTCTTTGCAGTTTCTCAGTTTTAGTGGTAATTTACTGAATAAAATTCCTATTAATCTGCCTAAATCCTTGCTATCCTTAAAGATGGAGAGAAACCAGCTTAAAGTGATAAGATTTCGAGATATGAAACACTTGGAGAATCTTTCCCATCTTTACCTGTCAGAAAACTCACTTTCTTCTATGGATGGGGCACAGCTCCTGGTCAATTTAACCACTCTTGAGGTGTCTCAAAATCAGCTTCAAATGTTACCCCTCAGACTCCCATCAAGGCTACAAAAACTCGATTGTAGCAATAATCTGATTCGGAGAGTTACAGTGCAAGACTTCCAAGACCTCCGAGACTTGAAGCATTTGTTTCTGGACAACAACTTTGTCAGCTTGTTCGAAGCTGGAGCCCTTCAGAAGTGTTCACAGCTCTCCAACCTGGCCCTGGAGCAGAACCTGCTGTTGTCTATACCTCTAAG GCTCCCTGGGACCTTAGCCAGGCTGGACCTCAAAGGCAATGCCATCCAGGGTATTGCTGAGAGGGAGCTCAAGGATCTAAAGCAGCTTCAGGTTTTAAATCTCAGGAACAACAAAATCTCTGCTTTAGACCTCAAAGCCTTGGAGGGTCTGCCTCGCCTCAGGCACCTGTATCTGGATGGGAATCCGTGGAACTGCACCTGCAGCCTCCTACAAGCCAGGGAGGTCCTGAAGGCTAAGGGCACAGATGTGAGGGGCGGACAATGTGCAGCACCAGCTGAACGTCAGGGGGAGAGCTGGATGTCCTCCAAGAAGATCATGAAGCAGTGTGAGCCTCACTTACATCTGACTGAGCAAAACAAAGAGaccaaaaagaaaccaaaacctGAAGACCACGCCAGCATCAGATTCAACatggatgatgatgattatgattatgaaatAGATTAA